A single window of Pyxicephalus adspersus chromosome 10, UCB_Pads_2.0, whole genome shotgun sequence DNA harbors:
- the LOC140340074 gene encoding uncharacterized protein isoform X2, whose protein sequence is MLNVGTTGADMMKGIVIISIALLYFKESVYAASTTGLKETSYPDPENVGGEEYTLPAHENLTQQSSKHFSDQMESVNRTHPTMSFEQIVNLTNCTVPLVPKNGGLVCVYIDNIYYCKPMCNKGYDFAFLRRSRLYEECGSKTNFKWTTQYVGGSRLAECIESDVLVSGQPSTYFNKEKCEEIVSDKERKQKYIDEFISELKTKGIQKNHKEEMNSVACGKC, encoded by the exons ATGCTGAACGTGGGAACTACTGGAGCAGACATGATGAAAGGAATAGTAATTATTTCTATTGCACTTCTTTATTTCAAAGAATCTGTCTATGCTGCAA GCACCACTGGCTTGAAAGAGACCTCTTATCCTGACCCAG aaaatgTGGGGGGAGAAGAGTATACTCTTCCTGCTCATG AAAATCTCACACAACAGTCCTCCAAACATTTTTCAG acCAAATGGAAAGTGTAAATCGTACTCATCCAACAATGT CGTTTGAACAGATTGTGAATTTAACCAACTGTACAGTGCCCCTGGTACCGAAAAATGGAGgattagtgtgtgtatatattgacAACATCTATTACTGCAAACCAATGTGCAATAAG GGCTATGATTTTGCTTTTTTGAGGAGGAGCAGGCTTTATGAAGAATGTGGAAGCAAAACTAACTTCAAATGGACAACACAGTATGTAGGTGGTTCTCGGCTAGCCGAATGCATTG AATCAGATGTCCTGGTGAGCGGACAACCATCAACCTATTTCAACAAGGAAAAGTGTGAAGAAATCGTTTCTGACAAAGAAAGGAAGCAGAAATATATAGACGAGTTCATCAGCGAACTAAAAACAAAGggcatacaaaaaaatcacaaggaAGAAATGAATTCTGTTGCTTGTGGAAAATGCTAA
- the LOC140340074 gene encoding uncharacterized protein isoform X1 codes for MLNVGTTGADMMKGIVIISIALLYFKESVYAASTTGLKETSYPDPENVGGEEYTLPAHENLTQQSSKHFSGNVKEHSINQTADQMESVNRTHPTMSFEQIVNLTNCTVPLVPKNGGLVCVYIDNIYYCKPMCNKGYDFAFLRRSRLYEECGSKTNFKWTTQYVGGSRLAECIESDVLVSGQPSTYFNKEKCEEIVSDKERKQKYIDEFISELKTKGIQKNHKEEMNSVACGKC; via the exons ATGCTGAACGTGGGAACTACTGGAGCAGACATGATGAAAGGAATAGTAATTATTTCTATTGCACTTCTTTATTTCAAAGAATCTGTCTATGCTGCAA GCACCACTGGCTTGAAAGAGACCTCTTATCCTGACCCAG aaaatgTGGGGGGAGAAGAGTATACTCTTCCTGCTCATG AAAATCTCACACAACAGTCCTCCAAACATTTTTCAG gaaatgtcAAAGAACACTCCATCAATCAAACTGCAG acCAAATGGAAAGTGTAAATCGTACTCATCCAACAATGT CGTTTGAACAGATTGTGAATTTAACCAACTGTACAGTGCCCCTGGTACCGAAAAATGGAGgattagtgtgtgtatatattgacAACATCTATTACTGCAAACCAATGTGCAATAAG GGCTATGATTTTGCTTTTTTGAGGAGGAGCAGGCTTTATGAAGAATGTGGAAGCAAAACTAACTTCAAATGGACAACACAGTATGTAGGTGGTTCTCGGCTAGCCGAATGCATTG AATCAGATGTCCTGGTGAGCGGACAACCATCAACCTATTTCAACAAGGAAAAGTGTGAAGAAATCGTTTCTGACAAAGAAAGGAAGCAGAAATATATAGACGAGTTCATCAGCGAACTAAAAACAAAGggcatacaaaaaaatcacaaggaAGAAATGAATTCTGTTGCTTGTGGAAAATGCTAA